ACGATCCCCCGGAATTCACCGTCAGCGCCTTCAAGGGCAAGGCGATCTCGATCCACTGGGAATCGATGTTCACCCGCTCCTCGTTCCAGACCCCGGACATGATCGCCCAGCACAACCTGCTGAACGACGTCGCCGACCTCATCGACAAGGGCGTGCTGCGCACCACGCTCGACCAGACTTTCGGCACCATCAACGCCGCCAACCTGAAGCGTGCCCATGCGCTGCTGGAATCGGGCAAGTCGCGCGGCAAGATCGTGCTGGAGGGGTGGTAGGCGTTCGACCACAAAAGGTGGGCAAAGGCGCGTATGCGCCGTGCCCACCATCCACCGGCGTGCCTCAAATGGTGGACCCGTCAGCCCTTGCGCCGAACCCTATTTCTTGATCTGAGCCGCCGTTTGCAGCGCATTCCAGTTGAATTTCTCGGCGAGCTGCAATGCTTCGTCTTCGGTGACGCCCTCATAGGCAATGCTGAACACGGCGTCTTTGCTGAGCGCCACCATCAGTGCGCCCGACTTGTCCTTGGTGTTGAAGGTCTTCAAGACAGGCATGCCGCGTATGGTGGCCGTGATCATGTGACCTTCGGTGGTCTGCACGTTCACCCCTGTTTGGATCGGCGCCAGCGCGCCTTCAGCCGCCTGCCCGACTACGACAGAGGCATGAACCTGCGCCGTGCCGCGCTCGTAGTCGCGGGTCGCGGTGGTCATGCTGGCATCCGACATTTGCATCGACATGCCCTCCGGCTTTTTGCCCTGCCAGCCTGCTAGATCAACCAGAAGTGGCAGGAAGCGCTGAAAGGGCTGATCGGCCAGCACAGCCGAATGCGGCCAGTGCATGAAAAGGATCAAAAAAGCAGCAGAGATCGCGTGCCGTAGCTTGAACATTGTTCACTCCCACAAATTCTGACTCGCGCCACCATAGCTTTGCCGTCGTGGCGCGGGAAGGGCAACCTCTTGATCGGGAAGTCGGTTCAAGTGATCCTGCGATTGATGACATGTCGGTGCGACTGTCGCCGCAGCCGGGCGCGCATCGCCGATAAACACGGAAGACGGGGATAGTTCTCGACATGATGCGGATGTTTGTGGCGGCCACCATTGTGTCGGCCTGCATGACTGCCAGCGCCTCGATCGCCGTGGCGCAAGGCAGCTACCCCGAAAAGCAGTTGCAGCTGATCGTGCCCTACCCGCCCGGCGGGGCCGCCGACGTCATCGGCCGCATCATTGCCGGCGAACTGGAGGCGCGGCTCGGCAAGCCCGTGATCGTGATGAACCGCCCCGGCGGCGGCACCACCATCGGCGCGCGCGAAGCCGCCAATGCGGCGCCGGACGGCTACACGCTGTTCTTCAGCTCGAATTCCACCTTCACCCTGCAGAATGCGGCGAAGGAAACCGTGCCGTTCGACAGCGCCAAGGACTTCGAGCCGATCGCCCAGGTCGGCACGCTCGCCATGGTGCTGGTGACCCATCGCGACACCCCGATCAAGGATGTGCCGGGGCTGGTGGCCGCCGCCAAGGCCAATCCCGACAAGCTGTCGCTGGCCTCCTTCGGGGTGGCGACCATCTCGCATTTTGCCGGCGAGCTCTTCAAGTCGAGCGCCGGCATCAAGATGGTGCATCTACCCTACAAGGGCAGCGCGCCGGCGATGAACGACCTGATCGGCAAGCATATCGAGTATCATGTGGATACGGTGATCGCGGTCAAGCCTCAGGCCGAAGCCGGCGCGGTTCGCCCGCTCGCCGTGTTCTCCGCCAAACGCTCGGCATTCCTGCCCGACGTTCCGACGCTGGCCGAGCTCGGTTATCCCAAGGTCGACCTCGTCTCCTGGGGCACCGTCGTCGTGCCGAAGGGAACGCCCGCCGCCTTCCGCGACAGACTGGCCGCTGCGCTCGAAGAGGCCATCGCCGACCCGGCGGTCGCCGAGCGCTTCAAGAAGGTCGGGTTCGAGCCGGCTTTCAAACGCTATACGGACTGGCCGGGCTTCATCGCCAAGGAGATCGCCGAAATGAAGGCACTGGCCCAGGCCGCCGGCATCAAGGAAGAATAGCCGGCCATGACCGAGCCGTGCGATCTGCCCGCAACGACCGCGCGGGTCTTGATCGGCGAGCGCAAGCTTTCGCCGGTCGAACTGATGGACAGTTGCATCGCCCGTATCGAGGCGATCGATCACGCCGTCAACGCCATCATCGCGCGCTCGTTCGAGACCGCGCGCGAGACAGCGCAGCAGAGCGAGGCCACAGTCATGCGCGGCGACGAGCTCGGCGCCCTGCACGGATTGCCGCTCGCCGTGAAGGACCTGATCGACGCGAGGGAACTGCCGACGAGCTTCGGCAGCGTGCTGTTCGCCGACACCATCGCCAAGGAGGACGAGGCGATCGTGGCGATGCTGAAGCGCGCCGGCGCGATCGTGCTCGGCAAGACCAACGTCCCCGAATGGGGCGCTGGCGGCAACACCCGCAACGCGCTGCATGGCGCGACCGGCAATCCGTTCGACCCCGACCGCTCTGCCGCCGGCTCCTCCGGCGGATCGGCGGTGGCGCTCGCGACCGGCATGGTGCCACTTGCGACCGGTTCGGACACCGGCGGATCGGTGCGAAACCCGGCCGCGTTCTGCGGCGTGGTCGGTTTTCGGCCCTCCCCCGGCCTGATCGCGAGCAACAGCCGCAACATGGCCTGGCTGCAGATCTCGCAGCTTGGGCCGATGGCGCGAACCGTGTCCGATGCGTGTCTGATGCTGTCCTGCATGCTGGACCGTGACGGGCGCGATCCCTTGTCGGCGATCCTGCATGCCGGCGGCTCGCCCGACGCTGCGACCTATCGCGATCCGCCGCGGATCGATCTGGCCGCCTTGCGCATCGCTGCGACCACTGATTTTGGGTTCGCGCCGACCGAGCGTGCGATTGCCGAGACGTTCAGGAGGAAGCTTGCGAGCTTCGGTTCGGCGTTCCGCGCGGTCGAATGGACGCACCCGGATTGCAGCAACGCCGATGAAGTATTCCGCATCCTGCGCGCCGTCGCCTTCCTCGGACGGCACCGGGAGCTCGCGGAAAAATTCCCGGACAAAATCGGCCCCAATATCCGCGACAACGTCGCCGAGGGGCTCGGCTACTCCGCAGCCGACGTGGCGCGCGCGCTGTCGATGCAGACCGACATGTATCGCCGCTGGCAAGCCTTCTTCGGCGCGCACGATTTCGTGCTGGCACCGGCGGTCACGATCAGCCCGCGGCCGTGGTCGGAGCTTTATCCGGCCGAGATCGACGGCGTGAAGACGAAAAGCTATTTCCACTGGCTAGCGCTGGCCTATGCCGTCACCAACGTGGGGCATCCCGTGGTCGCAATCCCCGCGGGGCGCGACGGCGCCGGACTGCCGTTCGGCATCCAGGTCATCGGCCCCCGCGGCGGCGATCTCGCCACGCTTGCAGTCGCGCGCGAGATCGAGGCGCTGCTCGCCGCCAATCCCGAAACCGCCCGCCCCGTTCCCGACATCGCCTGGCTGCAGCGCCGGCCGCCCGGCAAGCCGGGCTTTAAGGATTTCGACTGAGGCAACAAAAAAGCGATGCCGGATGGCATCGCTTTCTCAATTTCGCTTCAGGAGAACTTACGCCGCTTCGGCGGACTTCTCCTGCACCGGGCCGGAATCGAGGCCCTTGGCATCGACGTCGCGGTCGACGAATTCGATCACGGCCATCGGCGCGTTGTCGCCGTAGCGGAAGCCGGCCTTGATAATGCGGGTGTAGCCGCCCTGGCGGTCCTTGTAGCGGCTGGCCAGCACGTCGAACAACTTCTTGACCTGATCCTGGTCGCGCATCTCCGAGATCGCCTGGCGGCGCATGGCGAGGCCGCCCTTCTTGCCGAGCGTGACCAGCTTCTCGACGATCGGACGCAGTTCCTTCGCCTTCGGCAGCGTGGTGACGATCTGCTCGTGCTTGATCAGCGCCGCGCACATGTTGGCGAACATCGCACGCCGATGCTCGGCGGTGCGGTTGAGCTTCCGGTGAACCTTGCCGTGACGCATGTTGAATTCCTCGATACTTGCTCTGTCGCGACGGCTCGTCGGACAATTTGCTCAGGTGGGCCGCCTGCGTTCGCCCAAAAACGCAATGGCCGCGCTTTCGCCCGGCCACCACGATTACCGTTCAATCAGTAGTGATCCTCGAAGCGCTTGGCCAGCTCGTCGATATTTTCCGGCGGCCAGCCCGGCACTTCCATGCCGAGATGCAGACCCATCTGGGCCAGCACTTCCTTGATCTCGTTCAGCGACTTGCGGCCGAAGTTCGGGGTGCGGAGCATCTCCGCCTCCGACTTCTGCACGAGGTCGCCGATGTAGACGATGTTGTCGTTCTTCAGGCAGTTCGCCGAACGAACCGACAGCTCGAGCTCGTCGACCTTCTTGAGGAACGCCGGGTTGAAGGCGAGATCGGGAATGATCTCCTGCGCCACTTCCTTGCGCGGCTCTTCGAAGTTCACGAACACGTTGAGCTGATCCTGCAGGATGCGCGCGGCATAGGCCACCGCGTCATCGGGCGTGATCGCGCCGTTGGTCTCGATGGTCATGGTCAGCTTGTCGTAGTCGAGGATCTGTCCCTCGCGGGTGTTCTCGACCTTGTAGGAGACCTTGCGCACCGGAGAGAACAGGCTGTCGACCGGGATCAGGCCGATCGGCGCGTCCTCGGGACGGTTGCGCTCGGCGGCGACGTAGCCCTTGCCGGCGGCGACGGTGAATTCCATGCGGATTTCAGCACCCTCGTCCAAGGTGCAGATCTGCAGGTCGGGATTGAGCACCACGACGTCGCCGACGGTCTGGATGTCGCCGGCGGTGACGACGCCCGGACCCTGCTTCTTCACGACCATGCGCTTGGGGCCTTCGCCCTGCATCTTGATCGAGATGTCCTTGATGTTGAGCACGATGTCGGTGACGTCCTCGCGAACGCCCGCTATCGAGGAGAATTCGTGCAGCACGCCGTCGATGTGCACCGACTGCACGGCGGCGCCCTGCAACGAGGACAACAGGATGCGGCGCAGCGCGTTACCGAGGGTCTGACCGAAGCCGCGCTCGAGCGGCTCGGCGACCAGCGTCGCGAAACGGTTCGAGTCGGTGCCCGGGGTCACATGGAGCTTGTTCGGCCGGATAAGTTCTTGCCAATTTTTCTGGATCGTCACTGTGTCACCCATGCCATCTGAAGTACTGGCGTTGGAGATCGCGGATCTGTCCGCGTCATGTACATCGCAAGTTCATCGCAGGCGGCCGTGCCGCCCGCGGTCGTAAAAATCAAACGCGCCGGCGCTTGCGCGGACGGCAGCCGTTGTGCGGGATCGTGGTCACGTCGCGGATCGAGGTGACGGTGAAGCCCGCGGCCTGCAGCGCGCGAAGCGCCGATTCGCGGCCCGAACCCGGACCGGCAACCTCGACCTCCAGCGTGCGCATACCGTGTTCCTGCGCCTTCTTGGAGACGTCTTCCGCCGCGACCTGTGCGGCGTAAGGGGTCGACTTGCGCGAACCCTTGAAGCCCATCGTGCCGGCCGACGACCAGGCAATGGTGTTGCCCTGCGCGTCGGTGATGGTGATGGTCGTGTTGTTGAACGACGAGTTCACGTGCGCAACGCCAGATGCAATGTTCTTGCGCTCACGGCGACGTACGCGGGTGGCATCCTTGCCCATTCCAGAACCTTTCCTACGATCTCAACGCCGCCGTAATGCCAGCGGCTACACCAGAAAAAATGCGAGTAGCGAATAGAAACTATTCGCCACTCCCTATTCGCTCGCTTACTTCTTCTTGCCGGCGATCGACTTGGCCGGACCCTTGCGCGTGCGCGCATTGGTGTGGGTGCGCTGGCCGCGCACCGGCAATCCGCGGCGATGGCGCAGGCCGCGATAGCAGCCGAGATCCATCAGCCGCTTGATGTTCATGCCGGTCTCGCGACGCAGGTCGCCCTCGACCATATAGTCGCGGTCGATCACTTCACGGATCTGCAGCACTTCCTGATCGCTCAGCTGATTGACGCGGCGATCATTCGGGATCTTCACCTTCTCCATGATGTCGGCGGCATTCTTCTGGCCGATGCCATGGATGTACTGGAGCGCGATCAAGACGCGCTTGTTGGTCGGGATATTCACGCCGGCAATACGGGCCACGGACTTCTCTCCTGTCGCCGATCCCTTCGCGGGAATACGGCTGGTGTTTTTCGCTATCTCGGGCAGGTGTCCGCAAACGCGAACACGACGCCCTTCCCCTCGGGTATCTCGGGGCCCGGCATCGTCTGAAAACTATCCGACTGGATACGGGCTTATTAAAGGATTCAACTTCGTTTCGTCAACCGTCTCTATGCTTTAGCTCGCTTTTTCGTGACCTTTTTAGCAGTTTTCCTGGTCTTGCCGGCGGCACGGGTTCGGGAACCCGCAAGCGCCTTCCGGGCCGACTTTTTGGCCCCCTTGGAGGCCTTGCGGGAGCCCTTGGCGGCCTTTTTGGCCGTCTTGGTCCCCCTGGTGGCCTTTTTGGCGGCCGGCTTGGCGGCTTTCTTGGCCGCTTTCCCGGCCGCCTTGGGAGGGCCGGCCTTCTTGGCCACCTTCGCGGTCCGCTTGGCGCCCGCCTTCTTGGCTGCCTTCGCGGCCTTGGCCTCCTCTACCGCCCCGATCGCGGACAGGATTCGGTCGATCTCGCCGGTGACGGCCTCGATGGTCATCATGCCGTCAACCGTCAGCAGCTTGCGCCGCTCAGAGTAATAGTGAATCAGCGGTTCCGTCTGCGAACGGTAGCTCGCCAGCCGATTGGTCAGCACTTCCGGGGTATCGTCGGCCCGGACGTCCTCGCCGCGCGCGCGCATCTCCGCGACCCGGGTTTCGACCCGCTGCAGCAGCGCGCTTTCGTTGACGCGCAGCTCGATCACGGCGTCGAGCTTGATGCGCTTCTTCTTCAGGAGTTCGTCGAGCGCTTCGGCCTGCGGCACCGTGCGCGGAAAGCCGTCGAGAATGAAGCCCTTCGCCGCATCCGGCTGATCCAGCCGGTCGGAAATGATTCCGACCACGATCTCGTCCGGCACCAGGCCGCCGGCGGCCATGATGTGCTGAGCCTTGACGCCGACCGGCGTCTGCGCCGCCACCGCGGCGCGCAGCATTTCGCCGGTGGAAAGTTGCACGATGCCGTAGCGGGCAACCAGCCGCTGGGCCTGCGTTCCCTTGCCAGATCCCGGCGGCCCGAGAAGAATCAGTCTCATCCTTATTCGCCCCCCGGCATGGTGAGCGGTTGACCGCGCACCTCACTACAAATCAAGACCATCGCTACCCCAATGAGCGCCGGCTAGGCATTGCGGCGCATCAATCCGGGTGTCAGCGGCGGCGCCCCCGCAACTTCGACTTCCTGATCAGCCCCTCATACTGGTGGGCGAGCAGATAGCCCTGAACCTGCGCCACCGTATCCATGGTCACGCTGACCACGATCAACAGCGACGTGCCGCCGAAATAGAACGGCACCGAGGCGTAGGAAATCAGAATTTCGGGAATCAAGCAGACGATCGCGAGATAGGCGGCACCGAGCACCGTGATGCGCGACAGCACATAGTCGATGTATTCGGCGGTGCGCTCGCCGGGCCGGATGCCCGGAATGAAGCCGCCATGCTTCTTGAGATTGTCGGCGGTCTCGGTCGGGTTGAATACGATCGCGGTGTAGAAGAACGCGAAGAACACGATCATCGCCAGGTAGAGGAACAGGAACAGCGGACGACCATGGCTCAACTGCGTGTTCAGCCACTGAAACCATTCCGGCCCCTTGCCGGCATTGAAGTTGGCAACCGTGGTCGGCAGCAGCAACAGCGAGGAAGCGAAGATCGGCGGAATCACGCCCGAGGTATTGAGCTTGAGCGGCAGATGCGAGGACTGGCCCTCGAACATCTTGTTGCCGACCTGGCGCTTCGGATACTGGATCAGAAGCCGGCGTTGCGCACGCTCCATGAACACGATGAAGGCGATCACGGCGACCGCCATCACGATGACCACCAGGATCAGGCCGGTGGACAGCGCGCCCTGACGTCCCAATTCCAGCATGCTGGCGAGCGCCGAGGGCAACTCGGCGACGATGCCGGCGAGAATGATCAGCGAGATCCCGTTGCCGATGCCGCGCGAGGTGATCTGCTCGCCGAGCCACATCAGGAACATGGTGCCGCCGGTCAGGGTGACCGAGGTCGAGATCAGAAAGAACAGGCCGGGTTCGGCGACGACATTGCCGGCGCCCTGAAGCCCGATGGCGATGCCGTAGGATTGGAACGCGGCGAGAATCACCGTGAGATAGCGGGTGTACTGGTTCAGCGTCTTGCGGCCGGCCTCGCCTTCCTTCTTCAGCGCCTCGAGCTGCGGCGATACCGTGGTCAGCAGCTGAATGATGATCGAGGCCGAAATATACGGCATGATGTTCAGCGCGAAGATCGCCATGCGGTTGATGCCGCCGCCGGCGAACATGTTGAACATGCCGAGAATGCCGCCGGCCTGCGACTTGAACACCTGGTCCCAGATGTTGGGATCGATGCCGGGCAGCGGAAGGTAGGTGCCGAGCCGATAAACAAGCAGCGCACCCAGTGTGAACCAGATGCGCTTCTTCAGTTCTTCGGCCTTGCCGAGCGCCGAGAAGTTCAGGTTTGCCGCAAGTTGTTCCGCTGCTGAGACCATGTTTGGCTTTCTCCCGCGCCCCTTGCGCCGTGGTCCCTCCGAAGGCGGAACATTGCGCAGGCGCCGGACATTAATTTGGTGCTCGGCCCTCGAAAAATCTACCGTCTCGGCATGCCGGACCGCCCGCTTCCGCGGGCGATGACGCAGATGTTACGCCGCCTCGCCTTCGTCCTTCTTTGCCGGCGCCAGGATTTTCACCGTGCCGCCCGCTTTCTCGACCGCCGCGATGGCGGATTTCGAAGCGCCATGAACCTCGATATTCAGCTTGGCCTTGAGTTCACCGCGGCCGAGCAGCCGCACGCCGTCCTTGGGGCGCCGCACGACCTTGGCCTTGACCAGCGATTCGACGTTGATGGTGTCCTTGGCGTCGATCAGCTTGGCGTCGATCGCCTCCTGGAGTCGGTCGAGGTTGATCTCGGCGAAATCGAGCCGGAAGATGTTGTTGAAGCCGCGCTTCGGCAGGCGCCGGTGCAGCGGCATCTGGCCGCCTTCGAAGCCCTTGATGCGCACGCCCGAACGCGCGGTCTGACCCTTGCCGCCGCGGCCCGAGGTCTTGCCCTTGCCTGAACCGATGCCACGGCCGACGCGCATGCGCTTCTTGCGCGAGCCGGCGTTGTCGGCGATATCGCTGAGCTTCATCGCCCTGTCTCCTTGCCTGTCTTACTTCTCGCCGACGATGCGGACGAGATGTTGAACCTTGGTGATCATGCCGCGAACTTCAGGGGTATCCTGCAGCTCGGCAACCCGGCCGATCTTGTTGAGCTTGAGGCCGATCAGCGTCGAACGCTGCGAGTGATGGCGGCGGATCGCGCTGCCGGTCTGCTCGACCTTGATCGTCTTTGCGGCCTTGGCCATCGTCTTAACTCCGAAAGGCGCGTGATGCGCGCGTGTTGTTATTCGGCGACCGCTTCAGCGTCGCCACCGACACGGCGGGACTGCAGCGTGGACACCTTGATGTTGCGGCGGGCCGCAACCGAACGCGGCGAATCCTGATGCTTCAGCGCGTCGAAGGTGGCGCGAACCATGTTGTAGGGATTCGACGAGCCGATCGACTTCGCCACCACGTCCTGGATGCCGAGGGTTTCGAACACCGCGCGCATCGGACCGCCCGCGATGATGCCGGTACCGGCCGGCGCCGCGCGCAGGTAGACCCGGCCCGCACCGTGACGGCCGGCGATGTCGTGATGCAGCGTGCGGCCCTCGCGCAATGCGACGCGCGTCAGGTTGCGCTTGGCCGACTCCGTCGCCTTGCGGATCGCCTCGGGAACCTCGCGCGCCTTGCCGTGGCCGAATCCGACCCGGCCCTTCTGGTCGCCGATCACGACCAGCGCCGCAAAGCCGAAGCGCTTGCCGCCCTTGACGACCTTCGCCACACGATTGATGTGGACGAGCTTGTCGACGAACTCGCTGTCGCGTTCTTCCCGGCCGCCCCTGTGGCCGCCACCGCGTTCGCGTTCACCTGCCATGGTGTTTTTCCGATCCTTAAAAGACTTGCCTTGAGAGGCTCCCGCCCCTGTCCGTTCGTCCGTTCAATTCCAAACCTTAGAAGCTCAAACCGCTTTCGCGTGCCGCATCCGCAAGCGCCTTGACGCGGCCGTGATAGAGGTAACCGCCGCGGTCGAACACCACTTCGGTGACGCCGTTCTTCACCGCGCGTTCCGCCAGCAGCTTGCCGACGGCCTTCGCCGCGTCGATGTTGGCGCCGGTGTTGCCGGTTTCGCGCATCGCCTTCTCCAGCGAAGACGCCGAGGC
The sequence above is drawn from the Bradyrhizobium sediminis genome and encodes:
- a CDS encoding Bug family tripartite tricarboxylate transporter substrate binding protein translates to MMRMFVAATIVSACMTASASIAVAQGSYPEKQLQLIVPYPPGGAADVIGRIIAGELEARLGKPVIVMNRPGGGTTIGAREAANAAPDGYTLFFSSNSTFTLQNAAKETVPFDSAKDFEPIAQVGTLAMVLVTHRDTPIKDVPGLVAAAKANPDKLSLASFGVATISHFAGELFKSSAGIKMVHLPYKGSAPAMNDLIGKHIEYHVDTVIAVKPQAEAGAVRPLAVFSAKRSAFLPDVPTLAELGYPKVDLVSWGTVVVPKGTPAAFRDRLAAALEEAIADPAVAERFKKVGFEPAFKRYTDWPGFIAKEIAEMKALAQAAGIKEE
- a CDS encoding amidase, which produces MTEPCDLPATTARVLIGERKLSPVELMDSCIARIEAIDHAVNAIIARSFETARETAQQSEATVMRGDELGALHGLPLAVKDLIDARELPTSFGSVLFADTIAKEDEAIVAMLKRAGAIVLGKTNVPEWGAGGNTRNALHGATGNPFDPDRSAAGSSGGSAVALATGMVPLATGSDTGGSVRNPAAFCGVVGFRPSPGLIASNSRNMAWLQISQLGPMARTVSDACLMLSCMLDRDGRDPLSAILHAGGSPDAATYRDPPRIDLAALRIAATTDFGFAPTERAIAETFRRKLASFGSAFRAVEWTHPDCSNADEVFRILRAVAFLGRHRELAEKFPDKIGPNIRDNVAEGLGYSAADVARALSMQTDMYRRWQAFFGAHDFVLAPAVTISPRPWSELYPAEIDGVKTKSYFHWLALAYAVTNVGHPVVAIPAGRDGAGLPFGIQVIGPRGGDLATLAVAREIEALLAANPETARPVPDIAWLQRRPPGKPGFKDFD
- the rplQ gene encoding 50S ribosomal protein L17; this translates as MRHGKVHRKLNRTAEHRRAMFANMCAALIKHEQIVTTLPKAKELRPIVEKLVTLGKKGGLAMRRQAISEMRDQDQVKKLFDVLASRYKDRQGGYTRIIKAGFRYGDNAPMAVIEFVDRDVDAKGLDSGPVQEKSAEAA
- a CDS encoding DNA-directed RNA polymerase subunit alpha, encoding MGDTVTIQKNWQELIRPNKLHVTPGTDSNRFATLVAEPLERGFGQTLGNALRRILLSSLQGAAVQSVHIDGVLHEFSSIAGVREDVTDIVLNIKDISIKMQGEGPKRMVVKKQGPGVVTAGDIQTVGDVVVLNPDLQICTLDEGAEIRMEFTVAAGKGYVAAERNRPEDAPIGLIPVDSLFSPVRKVSYKVENTREGQILDYDKLTMTIETNGAITPDDAVAYAARILQDQLNVFVNFEEPRKEVAQEIIPDLAFNPAFLKKVDELELSVRSANCLKNDNIVYIGDLVQKSEAEMLRTPNFGRKSLNEIKEVLAQMGLHLGMEVPGWPPENIDELAKRFEDHY
- the rpsK gene encoding 30S ribosomal protein S11 — translated: MGKDATRVRRRERKNIASGVAHVNSSFNNTTITITDAQGNTIAWSSAGTMGFKGSRKSTPYAAQVAAEDVSKKAQEHGMRTLEVEVAGPGSGRESALRALQAAGFTVTSIRDVTTIPHNGCRPRKRRRV
- the rpsM gene encoding 30S ribosomal protein S13, which translates into the protein MARIAGVNIPTNKRVLIALQYIHGIGQKNAADIMEKVKIPNDRRVNQLSDQEVLQIREVIDRDYMVEGDLRRETGMNIKRLMDLGCYRGLRHRRGLPVRGQRTHTNARTRKGPAKSIAGKKK
- a CDS encoding adenylate kinase; translated protein: MRLILLGPPGSGKGTQAQRLVARYGIVQLSTGEMLRAAVAAQTPVGVKAQHIMAAGGLVPDEIVVGIISDRLDQPDAAKGFILDGFPRTVPQAEALDELLKKKRIKLDAVIELRVNESALLQRVETRVAEMRARGEDVRADDTPEVLTNRLASYRSQTEPLIHYYSERRKLLTVDGMMTIEAVTGEIDRILSAIGAVEEAKAAKAAKKAGAKRTAKVAKKAGPPKAAGKAAKKAAKPAAKKATRGTKTAKKAAKGSRKASKGAKKSARKALAGSRTRAAGKTRKTAKKVTKKRAKA
- the secY gene encoding preprotein translocase subunit SecY — its product is MVSAAEQLAANLNFSALGKAEELKKRIWFTLGALLVYRLGTYLPLPGIDPNIWDQVFKSQAGGILGMFNMFAGGGINRMAIFALNIMPYISASIIIQLLTTVSPQLEALKKEGEAGRKTLNQYTRYLTVILAAFQSYGIAIGLQGAGNVVAEPGLFFLISTSVTLTGGTMFLMWLGEQITSRGIGNGISLIILAGIVAELPSALASMLELGRQGALSTGLILVVIVMAVAVIAFIVFMERAQRRLLIQYPKRQVGNKMFEGQSSHLPLKLNTSGVIPPIFASSLLLLPTTVANFNAGKGPEWFQWLNTQLSHGRPLFLFLYLAMIVFFAFFYTAIVFNPTETADNLKKHGGFIPGIRPGERTAEYIDYVLSRITVLGAAYLAIVCLIPEILISYASVPFYFGGTSLLIVVSVTMDTVAQVQGYLLAHQYEGLIRKSKLRGRRR
- the rplO gene encoding 50S ribosomal protein L15 encodes the protein MKLSDIADNAGSRKKRMRVGRGIGSGKGKTSGRGGKGQTARSGVRIKGFEGGQMPLHRRLPKRGFNNIFRLDFAEINLDRLQEAIDAKLIDAKDTINVESLVKAKVVRRPKDGVRLLGRGELKAKLNIEVHGASKSAIAAVEKAGGTVKILAPAKKDEGEAA
- the rpmD gene encoding 50S ribosomal protein L30; translation: MAKAAKTIKVEQTGSAIRRHHSQRSTLIGLKLNKIGRVAELQDTPEVRGMITKVQHLVRIVGEK
- the rpsE gene encoding 30S ribosomal protein S5 — its product is MAGERERGGGHRGGREERDSEFVDKLVHINRVAKVVKGGKRFGFAALVVIGDQKGRVGFGHGKAREVPEAIRKATESAKRNLTRVALREGRTLHHDIAGRHGAGRVYLRAAPAGTGIIAGGPMRAVFETLGIQDVVAKSIGSSNPYNMVRATFDALKHQDSPRSVAARRNIKVSTLQSRRVGGDAEAVAE
- the rplR gene encoding 50S ribosomal protein L18; amino-acid sequence: MSRLKITNDRRKKRVRLSLRRTANGRPRLSVFRSSKHIYAQVIDDLKGETLASASSLEKAMRETGNTGANIDAAKAVGKLLAERAVKNGVTEVVFDRGGYLYHGRVKALADAARESGLSF